CTGAAACCACCTCCGATATTCTTATGGAGCTGGATGAAGACAATCGCGAAAAAGTATTAAAAAATCTTTCAGCCAAAGAAATCGCCGAAGAGGTTGAAGAACTTGACACCGATGATGCCGCCGATATTATTGCCGAGCTCCCCATAGAGCGCCAGCAAGAAGTAATTTCTAACATTGAAGACATCGAGCATCGTGCCGAAATTAAAGAACTTTTAGCCTATGATGAAGATACCGCGGGAGGTTTAATGGCGAAAGAGCTGGTAAAAGTTTACGATACGTGGACCGTAGCGGGCTGTTTACGTCGTATTCGTGGGCAAGCTGAAGAGGTAACCCGCGTGCACTCGGTTTATGTGGTAGATAAGCAAGAAAAGCTCGTTGGCAGGCTTTCCCTAAAAGATTTGATTGTTGCCAAAAATGATCAAAAAATAGCCGATATTTATATTTCAAATGTAGACTTTGTTAATGTTCATGATGATGCCGAAGAGGTTGTAAAAATCATGCAAAAATACGATTTGGAAGCCATTCCTGTTGTAGACGACAACCACACCCTTTTAGGCCGCATTACTATTGATGATATCGTAGATGTCATGAAAGAAGAAGCCGAAGAAGATTACCTATTAGCGGCTGGTATTACTAGTGATGTCGAACATGACGATAGCATCTGGGAGCTTACCAAAGCACGATTACCTTGGTTATTAATTGGTATGTTTGGAGGTATAGGCGCTGCTAGTATTATTAACGGATTTAGTGATGCCATGCTTAAATACCCTGCATTACTTATGTTTATCCCATTAATTCAAGCTACCGCGGGAAATGTAGGGGTACAATCCTCTGCGATTGTTGTTCAAGGACTAGCCAACAACAGCATTGATGGTAAAATATTTAGCCGATTATTAAAAGAATTTGCCTTAGGCCTTGTAAATGGTATTGCCATTGCAGCCATTGTTTTACTAATTAGCCATTTTATTTTTCAAACCTCCTACCTAGAGTCTATAACTATTTGTGTCGCTTTAATTACCGTTATTATTATGGCAGCACTTATTGGAACTTTTATTCCAATTTTTTTAGACAAAAAAGGGGTAGATGCCGCTGTAGCAACAGGGCCATTCATCACCACGAGCAATGATATTTTCGGAATTTTTATTTACTTTCTAATTGCTAAGCTTATTTTAGGATTTTAAGCTCCATTTATTGAGTTACCCCCTTTTACTACATTTATCTGTTTCCTATACCTATGGTTTTAATTACCTTTGCATAACTTAATACTTCAGCATATGATATATTCAATGACGGGTTACGGAAAATCTGTTTTGCAACTACCTACTAAAAAAGTAACCATAGAGCTAAAATCTTTAAACAGTAAGAATTTAGATTTAAATGCTAGAATGCCTGCAATTTATCGTGAAAAAGAACTTGCCATTCGAAAAGTTTTAGCCGATCAATTGATTAGAGGTAAGGTAGATTTTTCTATTTATGTAGAAACTACTGCTGAAGACACTTCTACACAAATAAACATTCCTGCAGTAAAGCAGTACATGGCTCAGTTAAAAAACATTGTAGATGGAAACGACGTTGAATTACTTAAAATGGCGGTTCGTTTTCCCGACGCTCTAAATACAGTAAGAGAAGAAATTGATGAATCGGAATGGAAAACTATAGAATCCCATATTGAAAACGCTATAAACGATTTAAACAGCTACCGTTTAAATGAAGGTAAAGTTTTAGAAAAAGACTTTAACCAGCGTATTAATACCATTGATCACATTCTCGAAAAGGTGATCACCATGGATCCCGAACGTGTTGAAGGGGTGCGTGAACGTTTATTAAAAGGTATTGAAGAATTAAAAGAAAAATATGATGAAAACCGCTTCGAGCAGGAATTGGTTTATTATATCGAAAAATTTGATATCACCGAAGAGAAAGTGCGCTTAAAAAACCACTTAAACTATTTTACTGAAACCATAAACTCTAAGGATTCTAACGGTAAAAAATTAGGCTTTATTAGTCAGGAAATAGGACGTGAAATTAACACCATAGGCTCTAAAAGCAACTATGCCCCTATGCAACAGTTAGTGGTTCAAATGAAAGACGAATTAGAAAAAATTAAAGAACAACTATTAAACGTGCTTTAATAAAATAAAGAGGTATTTAGCCATAAAAAACAACAAGGTTTGACAGCACAACAAGAAACAAAAAAAGGTAAACTTATTGTATTTTCTGCACCATCAGGCTCAGGTAAAACAACAATTGTAAGACACTTACTGGGTCAAGAATCTTTAAATTTAGAGTTTTCCATATCGGCAACATCTAGAGCAAAACGCGGTAACGAAGTGGATGGCAAAGACTATTATTTTTTATCGACCGACGACTTCAAGCAACACATTAAAAATGACGATTTTTTAGAGTGGGAAGAAGTATATCGCGATAATTTTTATGGCACTTTAAAATCGGAAGTAGAACGCATTTGGTCCAAAGGTAAAAATGTTATTTTCGATATTGATGTTTCTGGAGGTCTCCGTATTAAACGCAAGTTCCCCGATGAAACTCTGGCTATTTTTGTTAAACCACCAAGTGTTGATGAGTTAAAAATTCGTTTAAAAAAACGTAAAACTGAAACCGAG
This genomic interval from Tamlana carrageenivorans contains the following:
- the mgtE gene encoding magnesium transporter codes for the protein MAEEKENIQFQLTHALIEQVENLVEQQNNKELQKLLKEFHYADIAEILDELNLEDAMYVIKLLDSETTSDILMELDEDNREKVLKNLSAKEIAEEVEELDTDDAADIIAELPIERQQEVISNIEDIEHRAEIKELLAYDEDTAGGLMAKELVKVYDTWTVAGCLRRIRGQAEEVTRVHSVYVVDKQEKLVGRLSLKDLIVAKNDQKIADIYISNVDFVNVHDDAEEVVKIMQKYDLEAIPVVDDNHTLLGRITIDDIVDVMKEEAEEDYLLAAGITSDVEHDDSIWELTKARLPWLLIGMFGGIGAASIINGFSDAMLKYPALLMFIPLIQATAGNVGVQSSAIVVQGLANNSIDGKIFSRLLKEFALGLVNGIAIAAIVLLISHFIFQTSYLESITICVALITVIIMAALIGTFIPIFLDKKGVDAAVATGPFITTSNDIFGIFIYFLIAKLILGF
- a CDS encoding YicC/YloC family endoribonuclease, coding for MIYSMTGYGKSVLQLPTKKVTIELKSLNSKNLDLNARMPAIYREKELAIRKVLADQLIRGKVDFSIYVETTAEDTSTQINIPAVKQYMAQLKNIVDGNDVELLKMAVRFPDALNTVREEIDESEWKTIESHIENAINDLNSYRLNEGKVLEKDFNQRINTIDHILEKVITMDPERVEGVRERLLKGIEELKEKYDENRFEQELVYYIEKFDITEEKVRLKNHLNYFTETINSKDSNGKKLGFISQEIGREINTIGSKSNYAPMQQLVVQMKDELEKIKEQLLNVL
- the gmk gene encoding guanylate kinase encodes the protein MTAQQETKKGKLIVFSAPSGSGKTTIVRHLLGQESLNLEFSISATSRAKRGNEVDGKDYYFLSTDDFKQHIKNDDFLEWEEVYRDNFYGTLKSEVERIWSKGKNVIFDIDVSGGLRIKRKFPDETLAIFVKPPSVDELKIRLKKRKTETEDKINMRVAKASAELATAPLFDTIVVNDTLEHALEEAHQKISDFINS